The nucleotide sequence GAACGCCCCGCCGCCGCCATCTATATGGGACAGTTCACCGCCGAATCGCTGCTGATCGCCGAAATGGGCCAGACCGCCGGCGCCATCCAGATCGCCGGCACCGCCGAGCCCGAACAGCTGCCGTTCTTTATCGCCGCCTGCGACTACACGCTGATCGGCGAGGAACTCTACGCCGCCAGCGCCTACTTGTCCAATGAGCCGAAGATGCTCGGGGCGCTGCGCGGGCAGGACTTGATGAAGGTGCTGATCGCCCTCGTGGTGTTGGCCGGCGTGGTTTCGGCCACGCTCGGCTGGGGCGTTGACTTCTGGCGGAGCATCCTGGCCTCGCGATGAAATACCGTCTGCCGATACTGGTCGCCTTCGCCTCGGGCGGGCTGATGATCCTTGCCTTCTTTGGACGCGGCTCGGCCGTCGATTTGGTCTCCAATGAAGCCCTGCGCGGCCAAACGATCGTGGCCGGACTTGCGTTGCTTTTGGGTGTGTTCTCCATCGTGCAGGTGCACTCGCGGCGGATCGCGACCCGGCACCCCGACTGGCTTTACTCGCTGATCCTGCTGTTGTGTTTGGCGGCGATGGCCGGCTTCGGCGTGTTCGCCGGCATCGAGGCGGGCAGCGTCTACGACTGGCTTTTCCAGAATCTGCAGGCGCCGATGATGGCGACGATGTTCTCGATGCTCGCGTTCTTCATCGCCTCGGCCGCCTACCGCGCGTTCCGCGCCCGCACCGTGCCCTCAGCCATTCTGCTGGCCACCGCGGTGATTGTGATGCTGGGGCGCATCCCGATGGGGCAGTACATCTACGACGCGCTTCCGTCCTGGGCCAACTGGATCATGATGGTCCCATCGGTGGCCGTTCAACGTGGCATTATCATTGGCGCGGCGCTCGGCGCCGCCTCGATGTCATTGCGCATCCTGGTCGGCATCGAGCGGACCTACCTGGGGCGGGGGTAGAGCGTGGGCCTCTGGGAACGCCTCCAACGGGTCGACCGGCGCGTGCTCTACACGCTGATCTTCCTCTCGGTCATCATCCCGGTGCTCTTCCCGCTGAGTTTGCCCACGCCGGTGACGCCGGAAACCGAGTCGTTCTACGCGGCGATCGAGGCGATTCCCGACGGATCGCGGATCCTCTTTCCCTTCGATTGCTGGCCGTCGACACTGGCGGAGACCGAACCGATGGCGGTGGCGGCGCTGCGCCACTGCTTCCGCAAGAACCTGCGCGTGGTGGCGCTCTCCAATGTCGGCATGGGCGGCCCCTCGGTGATCGAACGCGTGTTGGGCCAGGTCGCCGGCGAATTCGGCAAGCAGTACGGCACCGACTACGTCAATCTCGGGTACAAGGCCAACTACCAGGCAGTCCTGCTGGGGATGGGCTCAAAGATCGAGGACATCTACCCCACCGATTACCGCGGCACCCGCCTCTCGGAGATCCCGTTGATGCGCGAGGTGCCCAACTACGATTCGCTGAAACTCACGGTGATCATCTCCGACAACGCGATGGTCGACTACTGGGTGTCGCTGGTCAACGCCCGTTTTGGCATGCCAATGGTGGCGGCGGTGACCGCGGTCATGGCGCCCAAGCAGTTGTCGTATGTCCAGGCGCATCAGTTGCAGGGTCTCCTCGGCGGCATGAAGGGCGCCGCCGAGTATGAGCGCCTGCTGGATGCGCGTGATCGGGCCACCCGGGGGATGGATTCGCAGTCGCTCATTCATTTGCTCATCATCGGATTCATCGTGATCGGCAACATCGGCCACTTCGCCGCGCGCCGGGCGCGCGCCGCCGGACGGGCAGGGGTGGCCGCGTGAGCGAATTCTTCTCGTCGCCCTTTGTCGCGCTTTTCCCCACGGCGTTTTTCACGCTGGCGCTGTACTCCTTCCTTTACCGCGACAATCCACTTTTCAAACTCGCCGAGCATGTCTTCGCGGGGCTGTCGGCGGGATATTACTTCGGCCTCATTTTTCACTCGGTGATTGTCCAGCAGCTCTGGCTGCCGCTGACGCAGGACGGGGAGTGGATCCTGGCGGCCTCCGGGGCGCTCGGGCTGCTGTTGTTTGCCCGCTTCATT is from bacterium and encodes:
- a CDS encoding DUF6754 domain-containing protein, whose translation is ERPAAAIYMGQFTAESLLIAEMGQTAGAIQIAGTAEPEQLPFFIAACDYTLIGEELYAASAYLSNEPKMLGALRGQDLMKVLIALVVLAGVVSATLGWGVDFWRSILASR